The Alosa sapidissima isolate fAloSap1 chromosome 17, fAloSap1.pri, whole genome shotgun sequence DNA segment aaaaaaacacatatctCTACAACTGCACATGACTCTGGCAAATTTTACAGCATACTTGTACTGTGTCACAACTGGCGCTGAGAGAATGTATGTGacggagaaataacatgcaacaaaatatgactgcagCAGAATGCTTTCATGTTTTTATGTAAACGTGAATAGTCCCACTTGAACTGTTCAACACTGTGCTTGTATCAATGAGTTGATGATGTAGTCTAACTTGTTTTCAAAATGAACTATGCCAGATGAAATAACTGGGAAGCTTTGATTTGTCATGTGGCCACACTGATTGCATGCACAGGCTTAATGGTTATTGTGGTGCTAGCGCAATAAACAGCACTCCAAAGGCCGCAGTAGAGAATCTGAAATGTTCCAACCAAAGCATATTTTCGTACTGGTTCATGCCAAAAGACACCCCTCTGGCACAGGGCATTCACTCATGCTCTTTAAAGTTATAACAGTTAAATAAGCTGACAGTGCAGTCTAATGTGAGCATAATTCATCACAGATAACTGCAGTGCAACTAGATATCTGTGTGATTTTTAATCTTTATAGTTCCCAAGACAGAGCAAATTCAACAACCCTTGGATGCGAGAGAATGACAggtatttaaaaataaatttacCGTCATAACACTGAAAGATGTGACCACAATAATTTCTCAACTCAGTGAGATTTCCTATCAAGATTAGCACTGATCCTCCACCCTTTTCCCTTCCTCCATATCCAGAAATGACCTGATAACCACCTCCTCTCCCATTTAGTCCTTTACAAATCAGTGGCAGTGAAGATGACTCGATTAAAGCACGTCTGTGAATGTTCCTTGGCTGTGGGAGACCTCTGCGATAATGATGCCATGTGTACAAGGAGGTGTGACTCAGCGGAGAGTCTAAGCTTCTTCATCACAAAACTCCTGCAATGTCCTCCAAGAGAACTGAATGGAAATCAGCAAAGAGAACACCACTAATGGCTGCTTTCCTGACATATGTGCAGTAGATGATGTCTAGAGTATCTCACTCCAGAATGTCTGTCTCAAAAGGCACCAGGTGGTAGTAGGACAGGTTGGTGACATATGCCTCAGGCTCTTCATCACTGAGGTCAGGCTCCACAGGAAGACTCTCCGTGTCATCATACCTAAGCATAGAATAGAGGGGGAAACTGCATTAGTATTAAGTTTCACATAAAGTGATAAAATATATGACCCAAACATATAACCTCATGCATGGTCTACCAAATACAAGAGCTGTCAGTAAGCACtttgatatttgtttgtgtttgaggtTGAGGGCCAGGGAAAAAAAGTTCTTGAaaggttaaagcaacaccaaagagttttttataccttaaaataatgtttccaaaatcgtttcagtggttcatcaacttgtaacagggtgaacggcaattctgcattcgcttcgccaccctctatcggctataaccgcactatgtaagtttgccagatcgggtagcggatctgtagttcgatgaaatgagacataagaaactacaaatttgacttgcatctgatgtcgcaatacatcgtacttcgtaagtcatgcaaaatattctaccttgtctgtggacaacgcaaagccggtgctggataaacaaatagcgtgtgtgtgacagagggaaagttctttggtgttgctttaaagggaGTCTGAGTTATGAAGGCCATGGTTCAAATTCTTGATGAATGCTCCAACTCTAGGCTGACTTCCTTTACTTCCTACTCACACCCAGGAAAGGAAATGCCTCTTTGCTACTTCCTGGCCAGAAAGAAGCTCATTCACATTCGGGGACTAGACACATACATCCACATGCAAACCTAGGTATGCTAATGCCATGTCATGTCTCACATAATCACCACTTTTCATGTCTGTATGATTTAACAGGAATCAAAATATACATGAGAATGAAAACACTCACGAATGCTCAGCTGAGTCAGTCGATGAGGGTCTCTCCTTCTCCTGGGGGATGTTTTCATCAAACACAATGGTCTCCGTATTGGCTAGACAGAAGCCATTGGATCTCATGATCTCTGTAACAAGCCAGGAGCAATCCAAATCAACGAATGTATAGCATTAGCACAACTGATTCAAGTTTAACACAATATTATTATACATACAAACTGAGCACCTTCAGaaaaacaatcatacacacacacacacacacacacacacacacacacatttttgtgtgACTAACCAGAGATTTTGACTGGACTTTGGAAGCAAGGCTGGATCTTGTGAACATTATCATTCCTTAGGATTTGATCAAGTGGTGAACGTTCAAAGAAAGTAAGCACAACCTCTGACCTGGAATACTAAAGAGAAAAAACAATGGTTGAGTTCCTGTTCAAAACGCATCTATTACATAACATTGAACATGGTAGGCCTAGTAAGATGCTTAAGTCTATAGGTAACCCCAAACCTCCtatcatgaaataataatacAGCTTTATTAAGAAATCCACTTTCTTATCTCATTCAGTATAAACTAGGATACAAATCGACAAGCCTTTTACTCCTTAATTCATCCTTCAAATGTACCAAATTAAAGAAACAGTCCAAGACCAGTGTATTGCATACCTTCCAGGGCAAGTTGATAGCATTTTTCAATAACTTCTCCACTTCATTCAGTTTCACTTCAATGTCACTTGCTTCCTTAATCTTCACAAGCCCTGGATAACAAGAAATACCAAGGAATATAAACACACAGGTACATACTTCAATAATGAACAATAAAGGACAGTCTTGATGACCTTTCCACATATAATGCCTTATCAGATGCCACAAAGGCTCAGTGCTTTAGCAACCAGACATCCAACTGAACCAGCATCAGGAAAAACAGATGACTGACAGTTCAATAGCGCTAACCTTTTGCTTCACAATATCCATTTGAATGCTGTCATTTACAGGGGAAAACAGAAAAGTCCAGATTCTCTTCAGGTGACACAATAGTGAACAATCGGCAGTACCAGCTGATACAGATTTTGGATATGGGATTGTTTTCTGACACAGTTGCATATTGTAAGCAGCAAACTTAAGTACACCAACTATGCATATCTCTGGTCTCGCAAAATGTTCCTTGGGACTAGGTTTTTGACACTAGGATGCCAATCAGTTTATCGTCTGAAATGTTTGACTGCTGATctatacataataataataataatacattttgaggCTAACGCAGCAAGTTGCAGTAtaggttttgctaaaaaatgctTAGGCCCTGTTGATGTGGACTCCAAGCGGTTAGCCTTAGTATGTTCTTAGTATCTATTGTGATTATGTACAGATGTTTAAGGAACACAACGACTGGAAAACTGGCACCCTTAACCTTTAACTCcctacaagcacgccatatggtaacagtggcaaggaaaaactcccatattcctgGAAGAAACCTTGATGGCTTCTGCAATGACACTGACATGATTCAGACTAACACACAGAGAGCTGAGTGTTCAGACGAAAGCTATGACCTCACATATCCCTATGGTCATGCTGAAGATGAGTGATGACGATAACAATGTCGTTAATACAGGGGGAGCAGAACTCATTCTGAATCAGCCCTCTAagccacacaaacaaaaaaacctcAGTAGGACCTGGGCACAGAATGGATTTGGAGGGATAGAAGCATTCAACACCTTTCATGATGACATTACCCCTATGGCTGGTGAAAAGATAAAAGAAGCTACTCTTTCTATAATTATGAATGATGCTTTCCTGGTGCATTTCAATAAAAATAGTTTGCCAAGGTAACCAGGCAAAGTGTTGACCAATGTGAGTATGTTGTATTCATTAAACATAGGAGGGGTAAATGGTGCTGGtgatacaaaacaaaaacacagctgTCTGGCAGAGACTAGACGTTAATCCTTTCTCCAAAATACAAGTCTGTTTATTCACGCTAGTGGATACAGCTTATTAAAGTCTGGACACAGGTGTCTCCTCTGGTGGTGGTCAGACATTATCAACAGGAGCCAAGACAAAAACAATTATTGCTGTTTGGACAACAGTGAAACAGATAACTGGGACCTCTACATATTGGTTGGTTTACATTTATAGCAAAAACATGCTCTttcttaaaaaaacaacaacaaccaacaaATCAGAAACAGCTGCATCCCCAGTTAAAACTTCCTGAGGAACAAGCATTTTCCTGTACATCCTTCAATCTACTGCCCTAATGTGGAAGGAAAACATTTAAAATGTCCTACctttttctatgtgtgtgtctgaacttgaacttgaacttgggtttggtgtgtgagtgtagacTGTATGAATTATATTCTATCCACTTTAATCATTTAACAACTCTAGTCTGTCTACATTTCAGCGCCTTGAGTCTGTACATTTCAGCGTCTCTCTACATTCTACCCTGACCTAAGCTACCCTGATCGACCAAAATGGATGTGGACAGGTGTTGGTAAAGTGAATGAAAAACTATCGGTCTTAGTTTATCTTTAAACCACCTGGAATAGGTTTATCAAAGTAACAACTGTCATTCAAAACTGTCTTCCTTATTTGTACATTCATTTGGCTTGCtttgtatacatatatattaccAATTACATGCAGACTTTGTACATTACATAACTTCCATCTCACAACCTGTAGGTTATGCTCCATAAAGGCCAACCTTTCCAAAACAGAACACAATGAATAATTAAGTGAGCTTTACGCtgattggggggagggggtgatcAGAGGattggtttgtgtgtctgttcacgTCACACTCTTTGTTCAGGTTTGCCCGTTTTTCATGGTAATTTCAAAGTCCCAGATTTGCATAGGAGGAAACAACCGTGTTTCCGGTTCACAGTAGGTTTGAGGCCATGCACCGGACTCTCACCGAACATCTTCAACAAATCCAGCGGTGTTTTCATTCTATGTCTGCTTTAAACATGTATTCCTTTCAATTTTCTTATGTAGTTGTTGCACCGTGCTGTCACCTTCTTTGCAGCTACAGtatatttggtaacactttacttgacagtattgacataaaaggtgacatgacactgtcatgaacacatgacacatgaaacatgaaacctaaccctaatcctaacctctaatcTTAATCCATACCCtatccctaaccctaacccttaccctaatcctaaccctaatcctaaccttatcttgttatgacaaaaactgaatgtcacttaataacagaagcgttatgtcataaacgtttatgacttgtttatgacacgttcatgacagtgtcatgtcactcttatgtcaatactgtcaagtaaagtgtaaccgtatTTTTCTCATATCATCAGATCAAGTGTGCtggagacatgcatgaaaaGCATGAAAAACCTGCGGTTCCTCTCGTACTGAGCAGGATTACCATTGCAACACATCATCAGTAGGGTCAAACTAAGCTGTCTCACGACGGGTGCTCATGCTAACTCTGATAAACAGTAGCACTGTTTCTAAACCTTCTAAAACTGTATAAAATGGTTACTTTCATATCATAATGTTGAAAAGTACAATAACTACAACAAATGACAGTTTTCTTAATTCTGTGTGCAGATacttttatttaaaatgtttttttgcatTATGCATGCATTCAAAGACATAATTGAGAACCACAGAAAATGCAGATCATGAAGGCTGACAAAGAAGGAACTATATCTGTTTGGTCATATCCTTCTTTCTGTTAGTTTCGGTGTGTTTAACTGTCTGACTATCTGTCATTTCTTTTTGGTGTGTAGATTCATACAAGTTGACTTAAGAAATCATAGCTTCATTGACACTAGACCATATATCTCAATTGAGATtaagagtgggtctggaaaggcttcattgacttacgacttccaggggcataactagcagtgaatttaaacttaaattggtgcattaaactcttaccaaatcgtgCTGCAATCAAATCTTGTAAACAaaagttttaaatgcagttgtttactcaaatCCAAAGAAAGTCCACATCTGTTTAACCCTGTTTCCATCAGCATAGCCATTGGTTGTTTTGAATGCATTGCTCTATCTGTCATCACACAAAGCCCATTATCAATGGTGTATGTGATTGGTGCCTGGGTTTTTGTAATATTGGAAGTGGGTGTCAATTGCTGCCTTGCCAGACTAACCTGCAGAGCGAATTCAACTTCACAATATGAGTGTAGAATGAACACTGCTAATCAGCTTTCTCCATTGCTCAGCTGACATCATTACAGTAATAATAAACTCGATTCTGACGATATCACCATCTAGAAATTCATCCAAACCCATAGCACTCAACAACTTAAATGTCCTCGGAATAAGATTGTGCCGATAAGTTTCATATCCGTGACATGGTACAACCATCCACTTCTTCTCTTACATCACTGTCAATTACACAAGCCATGTCcattctccacacacaccctcagaatGTCACATCTGCTTGGTGCGCAGGTCTGCTGAGAAACTCTGTGAGATGGATAAAAATAGGGTCCtatactccctctctcctgctagGCCTACTCATCCCAGCACTGTGTACCACTCTCTGCTGATGACATCAGCCTAAAGTGGAAGTGTTGTGTCTGGCCCAGTTGCCTAGCAAGGCCCCAGTAGCAGGAAAACAAGAGCCATGCTGAAAGACTAGTGTAGGAGATGAGCTATCCCTGCTTGGAAATGTTAACATTGATTAAACATTGATttgaacacactcactcactcattcagtcacacatgcacacagagaaggTGGTTTTAAAAAATGAAGAAGCCTTTGAAAACATGCGACAGTGAGTCATTGTCATTATTTCACTACAATAGTTGGCCTATGAATATCCTATGGAGTGGACATGATGGTACACTGCTGTGGCCATAAAAGGCTGTTTGGTGTTGTTTCAAAAACTACCTTGGCTGGCTGGGCACAGACAAAAGCAGAGGTGCAGAAGTTGAGACTGATTGGTGCAGTGGCATACGCTTTACATTCTGCCAGACACAGATAAGCCCACTGGAAGGCGTCCAGAGCATGCACCACATTGATGACCAACTGAAAACAATACTACAATCAGGtgcaagtcaagaaatattAGCTATCAGCCTGTTAAATCAAATCATCTGTAAATGTAATGGCAGGGGTATAAATTAAGAGTGTGATTACATTTTGAAAGATGTCTTTATTGCATATCAATTAAGAGAAATTACTATCAAAACAGCTTATTCTACACTTTGATAGGCTATTATCCTGGATAATTATTTATTCCCATGCCATTTctttatttaaaacattcatGCCAGTTGTAGAATGATCACTTTTAACTTAAAAATATATGTAGATAGTACAGTAAATAAAGACAGGTATAAATGCCTGAATAAGATTTGAATGGGTAGATCGGTATAAAGGTAAGGTCTGCATTGTCGCCTTGGATAAAAGCGtttgccaaatcccataaccataatcaTAAGAAATTGTATGAAATTCCTTGAAGACTCTACAAGTATAGAGACCTTGTGAATTGAGTCATTGCTACTATACTCCTTGATATTAAAATAGTTAATCATGAATGCCTGTTTGCTGTCAAGTCTTACTTTGTGAATACGCAGGGTCCCAAATGATTACGAGATACTGTAATTTTCCATAGTGCTTGTTGAGACGCAGTGCAGGCATTGACTCAACCTGTGACTAATAATCATGTCTTTATGAAATATTGGTGCTGTGATTGATCAGAGAGTGGTCAGGGTCTACAGTGAAGCACACGTCAGCAGGAAATTGAAAGACTGGACTGGCATCCCTATAATTTAATAATTAAGACTCACTATGATCATGCTCGGCGTGTAGCCTTACAACAAAATGCTACACAGTCCAAGGAGGGGAGCATCTGTACTGATTGTCACACTATAGATAATCATCATAGTCAGGCAAAATGGCTGAAATGTCCACCTTCACTGAACAGTATCTAAATATTGCAAACTGCATTGCACATAACATACAGTG contains these protein-coding regions:
- the pxdc1b gene encoding PX domain-containing protein 1, whose amino-acid sequence is MASAIFEGTSLANMFVKDCWVNGIRRLIINQRGEEEEFFEIRTEWSDRNVLYLHRSYSDFGRLLKRLLECFPEDRRTLSKSPLIEGLVKIKEASDIEVKLNEVEKLLKNAINLPWKYSRSEVVLTFFERSPLDQILRNDNVHKIQPCFQSPVKISEIMRSNGFCLANTETIVFDENIPQEKERPSSTDSAEHSYDDTESLPVEPDLSDEEPEAYVTNLSYYHLVPFETDILE